One window of Suricata suricatta isolate VVHF042 chromosome 6, meerkat_22Aug2017_6uvM2_HiC, whole genome shotgun sequence genomic DNA carries:
- the HSPA4 gene encoding heat shock 70 kDa protein 4 has translation MSVVGIDLGFQSCYVAVARAGGIETIANEYSDRCTPACISFGPKNRSIGAAAKSQVISNAKNTVQGFKRFHGRAFSDPFVEAEKSNLAYDIVQLPTGLTGIKVTYMEEERNFTTEQVTAMLLSKLKETAESVLKKPVVDCVVSVPCFYTDAERRSVMDATQIAGLNCLRLMNETTAVALAYGIYKQDLPALEEKPRNVVFIDMGHSSYQVSVCAFNRGKLKVLATAFDTTLGGRKFDEVLVNHFCEEFGKKYKLDIKSKIRALLRLSQECEKLKKLMSANASDLPLSIECFMNDVDVSGTMNRGKFLEMCDDLLARVEPPLRSVLEQAKLRKEDIYAVEIVGGATRIPAVKEKISKFFGKELSTTLNADEAVTRGCALQCAILSPAFKVREFSITDVVPYPISLRWNSPAEEGSSDCEVFTKNHAAPFSKVLTFYRKEPFTLEAYYSSPQDLPYPDPAIAQFLVQKVTPQSDGSSSKVKVKVRVNVHGIFSVSSASLVEVLKFEENEEPMETDQNAKEEEKMQVDQEEPHAEEQQQQHTPAENKAESEEMETSQVGSKDKKMDQPPQAKKAKVKTSTVDLPIENQLLWQIDREMLNLYIENEGKMIMQDKLEKERNDAKNAVEEYVYEMRDKLSGEYEKFVSEADRNSFTLKLEDTENWLYEDGEDQPKQVYVDKLAELKTLGHPIKMRFQESEERPKLFEELGKQIQQYMKVISSFKNKEDQYDHLDAADMTKVEKSTNEAMEWMNNKLNLQNKQSLTADPVVKAREIEAKIKELMNTCGPVVSKPKPRVEPPKEEQDTAEQNGPVGGQGDGPADGPSPQDAEQGTGTAAPSGSDKKLPAMDID, from the exons gGCTTGCATTTCTTTTGGTCCTAAGAATCGTTCAATTGGAGCAGCAGCTAAAAGCCAg GTAATTTCCAACGCAAAGAACACAGTCCAAGGATTTAAAAGATTCCATGGCCGAGCATTCTCTGACCCATTTGTGGAGGCAGAAAAATCTAACCTTGCATATGATATTGTGCAGCTGCCCACTGGATTAACGGGTATAAAG GTGACATATATGGAGGAAGAGCGAAATTTTACTACAGAGCAAGTGACTGCCATGCTTTTGTCCAAATTGAAGGAGACAGCAGAAAGTGTTCTTAAAAAGCCTGTTGTGGACTGTGTTGTTTCG GTTCCTTGTTTCTATACTGATGCAGAAAGACGATCCGTGATGGATGCAACACAAATTGCTGGTCTTAATTGTTTGCGATTAATGAATGAAACTACTGCAG ttgcTCTTGCATATGGAATCTATAAGCAAGATCTTCCTGCCTtagaagagaaaccaagaaatgtaGTTTTCATAGACATGGGTCATTCTTCTTATCAAGTCTCTGTATGTGCATTTAATAGAGGGAAACTTAAA GTTCTGGCCACTGCATTTGACACAACGCTGGGAGGCAGAAAATTTGATGAGGTGTTAGTAAATCACTTCTGTGAAGAATTTGGGAAGAAATACAAGCTAGACATAAAGTCCAAAATTCGTGCATTATTACGACTGTCTCAGGAGTGTGAGAAACTCAAGAAATTGATGAGTGCAAATGCTTCAGACCTCCCTTTGAGCATCGAATGTTTTATGAATGATGTTGATGTATCTGGGACTATGAATAG AGGCAAATTTCTGGAGATGTGTGATGATCTCTTAGCTCGAGTGGAGCCACCGCTTCGTAGTGTTTTGGAACAAGCCA agttaaGGAAAGAAGATATTTATGCAGTGGAGATAGTTGGTGGTGCAACACGAATCCCTGCAGTGAAAGAGAAGATCAGCAAATTTTTTGGTAAAGAACTTAGTACAACACTAAATGCTGATGAAGCGGTCACTCGAGGGTGTGCATTGCAG tgtgCAATCTTATCGCCTGCTTTCAAAGTCAGAGAATTTTCTATAACCGATGTGGTACCATATCCAATATCTCTGAGATGGAATTCTCCAGCTGAAGAAGGGTCAAg CGACTGTGAAGTCTTTACAAAAAATCATGCTGCTCCTTTCTCTAAAGTGCTCACATTTTATAGAAAGGAACCTTTCACTCTGGAGGCCTATTACAGCTCTCCGCAGGATTTGCCCTATCCAGATCCTGCTATAG CTCAGTTTTTAGTTCAGAAAGTCACTCCTCAGTCTGATGGCTCCAGTTCAAAAGTGAAAGTCAAGGTGCGAGTAAATGTCCATGGCATCTTCAGTGTGTCCAGTGCATCTCTAGTGGAGGTGCTCAAGTTTGAGGAAAATGAGGAACCAATGGAAACAGATCAGAACGCAAAGGAGGAAGAG AAAATGCAAGTGGACCAGGAGGAACCCCATGCtgaagagcagcagcagcagcacacaCCAGCAGAAAATAAGGCAGAGTCTGAGGAAATGGAG ACCTCTCAAGTGggatcaaaagacaaaaaaatggacCAACCACCCCAAGCCAAGAAGGCAAAAGTGAAGACCAGTACTGTGGACCTGCCCATTGAGAATCAGCTGCTGTGGCAGATAGACAGAGAGATGCTCAACTTGTACATCGAAAATGAG GGTAAGATGATCATGCAGGATAAACTGGAGAAGGAGAGGAACGATGCCAAGAACGCTGTGGAAGAGTATGTGTACGAGATGAGGGACAAGCTTAGCGGCGAGTACGAGAAGTTTGTGAGTGAGGCT gATCGTAACAGTTTTACCTTGAAATTAGAAGATACTGAAAATTGGTTATATGAGGATGGAGAAGACCAGCCAAAGCAAGTTTATGTTGATAAATTGGCAGAATTAAAG ACTCTAGGTCACCCTATTAAGATGCGATTCCAGGAATCTGAAGAAAGaccaaaattatttgaagaactAGGGAAACAAATCCAACAGTATATGAAAGTAATCAGCTCTTTCAAAaacaag GAGGACCAGTATGACCATTTGGATGCTGCGGACATGACGAAGGTGGAGAAGAGCACGAATGAAGCCATGGAGTGGATGAACAACAAACTGAATCTGCAGAACAAGCAGAGTCTGACTGCGGATCCTGTTGTCAAAGCAAGAGAGATTGAAGCTAAAATTAAG GAGCTGATGAATACCTGTGGGCCTGTAGTTTCAAAGCCAAAGCCCAGAGTGGAACCTCCAAAAGAGGAGCAAGACACCGCTGAGCAGAACGGGCCGGTGGGCGGGCAAGGGGACGGCCCGGCCGACGGCCCAAGCCCTCAGGATGCTGAGCAGGGCACAGGCACAGCGGCACCTTCGGGTTCCGACAAGAAGCTTCCTGCAATGGACATTGATTGA